In the Athene noctua chromosome 25, bAthNoc1.hap1.1, whole genome shotgun sequence genome, one interval contains:
- the LOC141970509 gene encoding kinesin-like protein KIF18B yields the protein MMLGPPPQEGSVAVVVRVRPRASCERERAARPVLHVVDQHILVFNPEEHSGPPSSVLPTHGPKHHSKDLKFVFDRVFGEGATQEEVFQHTTHALLDSVLNGYNCSVFAYGATGAGKTYTMLGSEESPGIMYLTMVELYKRIEARQEEKSCEVLVSYQEVYNEQIHDLLEPKGPLAIREDPEKGVVVQGLSFHQPASAEQLLEMLANGNRNRTQHPTDANSTSSRSHAIFQIYVKQQDCTGGLAGDLRVAKMSLIDLAGSERASVANTKGERLREGANINRSLLALINVINALAEAKSRKSHIPYRDSKLTRLLKDSIGGHCRTIMIAAVSPSVLAYEDTYNTLKYAGRAKEIKVSLKSNVTSSDGHVSKYAVTCERLRAEVADLRAKLRVYEDAARESQNQALAPLAPSGFPEGLPRLEEAVPQTSVAQRGSDGEQQELGAGQSVGMPMELEEEAPEERPPSSPRAAHQTDVQLEGKTPRCLLQGLSGSRAETLLAAVLNVARKQYALLKAAALLTPAMVSEFEDLERLVSQEAGLSGEQATSAKGAAEIGGASPAQRMQQGCEAQVSVAVPSTPGMSGTVQRLQDLAAPCSPTSVAPGPIKKRGTTTSHMSPVSSAAQNRRTLPAVPIHNLNETFEVSNSSGSPSVAEAAASSLPEFSIWESVQSHLNKQDGPVVPQACAPVSAVKGSSIPRPSVVSKAPAQKRRRVESAAPPIL from the exons atgatgctggggcccccgccccaggagggctctgtggctgttgtggtgcGTGTGCGGCCCCGCGCTTCCTGTGAGCGAGAGCGGGCCGCACGCCCCGTCCTGCATGTCGTTGACCAGCACATCCTCGTCTTCAACCCTGAAGAGCACAGTGGcccccccagcagtgtgctgcccactcacgggcccaagcaccacagcaaggacctgaagtttgtctttgaccgagtttttggggagggggccacgcaggaggaggtgttccagcacaCCACCCACGCGTTGTTGGACAGCGTCCTCAATGGCTACAACTGCTCCG tgtttgcctacggtgcgacaggagcagggaaaacctacaccatgctgggctcggaggaaagccctggcatcatgtacctcaccatggtggagctgtacaagaggatcgaggccaggcaagaggagaagagctgtgaggtgctcgtctcctaccaggag gtgtacaacgaacagattcatgacctgctggagcccaagggccctctggccatccgggaggatcctgagaaaggagtcgtggttcagggtctctccttccaccag cccgcgtcggcagagcagctgctggagatgttggccAACGGCAACAGGAACCGGACACAGCATCCCACCGATGCCAACAGCACCTCCTCCCGCTCGCACGCCATCTTCCAG atctacgtgaagcagcaggactgcactggcggcctcgctggcgacctgcgagtggccaagatgagcctgatcgacctggcaggctcggagcgagcttcggtcgccaacaccaagggagagcggctccgggagggcgccaacatcaaccgctcgctgctggccctcatcaacgtcatcaacgccttggctgaggcaaag agcaggaaaagccacatcccgtaccgggacagcaagctcacacgcctgctgaaggactccatcggcggccactgccgcaccatcatgatcgccgccgtgagtccctccgtcctggcctacgaggacacctacaacaccctcaagtacgccggccgggccaaggagatcaaggtgtcg ctgaagagcaatgTGACCAGCTCTGACGGCCACGTTAGTAAATACGCCGTCACCTGCGAGCGGCTGAGAGCGGAG GTGGCAGATCTGCGGGCGAAGCTCCGGGTCTATGAGGACGCTGCCCGGGAgtcacagaaccaggctctggcgccgctggctccctccggcttcccagaggggctgcccag gttggaggaagctgtcccacagaccagcgtggctcagaggggcagtgatggagagcagcaggagctgggagctggacagtctgttgggatgccaatggagctggaggaggag gctccagaggaaaggcctcccagcagccccagagcagcccaccagacagacgtccagctggaagggaagacaccaaggtgccttctgcaggggttgtctggcagccgggcagagac gctcctggctgccgtcctgaacgtTGCCCGAAAGCAATACGCCCTCCTGAAGGCTGCCgccctcctcactcctgccatgGTCTCCGAATTTGAGGACCTGGAGCGCCTGGTCAGTCAGGAGGCTGGTTTAAGCGGGGAGCAAGCCACGTCTGCAAAGGGAGCCGCAGAGAtcggcggggccagccctgcccagaggatgcagcagggctgtgagg cccaggtgtctgtcgccgtgcccagcacccccgggatgagtggcaccgtgcagcgcttgcaggacctcgctgccccctgcagccccacgtcgGTGGCTCCTGGCCCGATTAAGAAGAGGGGGACTACAACAAGTCACATGTCCCCGGTGTCATCGGCTGCCCAAAACCGCCgcacgctgcctgctgtgcccaTTCACAACCTGAACGAGACTTTTGAAGTCTCCAACAGCAGTGGTTCACCCAgcgtggccgaggcagctgcctccagcctgccagaattctccatctgggagagcgtccagagccacctaaacaagcaggacggccccgtcgtgcccca AGCCTGTGCCCCGGTGTCTGCCGTGAAgggttcctccatccccaggccctCCGTGGTCTCCAAAGCCCCTGCGCAGAAGCGGAGGCGAGTGGAGAG cgctgctccccccatcctg